Proteins from a genomic interval of Diprion similis isolate iyDipSimi1 chromosome 10, iyDipSimi1.1, whole genome shotgun sequence:
- the LOC124411411 gene encoding junctophilin-1-like, whose product MYEEAHCINVMTFQDEQMDASVTETYLGEWKNDRRTGFGISERSDGLRYEGEWFNNRKYGYGVTTFRDGSKEEGKYKNNVLITSQKKKHLFLIRSAKFRERIEAAVNAAQRASKIALQKADIAISRTATARGKAELADIAAEHAREDSDIAQHTARQFAPDFRQPGLERLRNREIPKYVPPPQDAAPAKSILLKSGGAQDQAQTQGPSAPAETTASPAAPNQSLTQSITQSMRRASMRPAQSLSQNQNPVGSTQSQQNQNQYTAQSQNQYTNPASSNPYNQTQPNLSNQMQNQFQQQYVAQNSYGQGGQSQFGAQNNGGTLTQFGQNQAQNQEQTEQYQVYQTAQGYQNQYQNQQGYQNQQSFVSCCMLISPLNTSTGPMTQLPHMNQFYGEQLYRVSRIVISSPCFSSLEEKYKHILRYHLKELVMVHMSMESFSVESESIKPTDETYTQVSQYRTLIPTHKTETL is encoded by the exons ATGTATGAAGAAGCACATTGTATTAACGTGATGACGTTTCAGGATGAGCAGATGGATGCATCGGTGACCGAGACGTACCTTGGAGAGTGGAAAAACGATAGGAGAACAGGATTCGGAATATCGGAACGAAGCGATGGCCTCCGATACGAAGGGGAGTGGTTCAACAACCGAAAATACGGCTACGGAGTGACGACGTTCCGCGACGGAAGCAAGGAGGAGGGAAAGTACAAGAACAACGTCTTGATAACGAGCCAGAAGAAAAAACACCTCTTCCTCATCCGCTCAGCAAAGTTCAGAGAGCGAATAGAGGCGGCAGTGAACGCCGCTCAGCGGGCGAGCAAGATCGCCCTGCAGAAGGCGGACATTGCGATATCGCGGACGGCAACCGCTAGAGGGAAGGCCGAGCTTGCTGACATAGCGGCGGAACATGCGCGTGAGGATTCGGACATCGCGCAGCACACCGCGCGCCAGTTTGCGCCCGACTTTAGGCAGCCAGGACTGGAGCGCCTGCGCAACCGCGAGATTCCAAAGTACGTCCCGCCGCCACAGGACGCAGCTCCGGCCAAAAGCATCCTACTCAAGAGCGGCGGGGCTCAGGATCAGGCCCAAACTCAGGGCCCTTCCGCGCCGGCAGAGACGACCGCGAGTCCCGCAGCGCCAAATCAGTCCTTGACTCAGTCGATAACGCAGTCCATGCGACGGGCTAGCATGCGACCGGCGCAGAGCCTGAGCCAGAATCAAAACCCGGTCGGTAGCACTCAGAGTCAACAGAACCAGAACCAGTATACGGCTCAGAGTCAGAACCAGTACACGAACCCGGCCTCCAGCAATCCGTATAATCAAACGCAGCCCAATCTTAGCAACCAGATGCAAAATCAGTTTCAACAGCAGTACGTAGCGCAGAATTCTTATGGTCAGGGAGGGCAGAGCCAGTTCGGAGCACAGAACAACGGCGGCACTCTCACGCAGTTCGGACAGAACCAGGCGCAGAATCAAGAGCAGACCGAACAGTATCAGGTTTACCAGACCGCACAGGGGTACCAAAACCAGTACCAGAATCAGCAAGGGTATCAGAACCAGCAG TCATTCGTTTCTTGCTGT ATGCTAATATCACCTCTCAATACCTCCACTGGTCCAATGACGCAGCTACCCCACATGAATCAGTTTTACGGAGAACAACTGTACCGCGTAAGCCGTATTGTCATTAGTAGTCCTTGTTTCTCCtctttggaagaaaaatataagcaTATCCTTCGATACCAT TTAAAGGAACTTGTTATGGTGCACATGAGTATGGAGAGTTTCTCAGTGGAGAGTGAATCGATTAAACCGACAGACGAAACATACACACAAGTTTCTCAGTATCGAACATTGATACCAACACACAAAACCGAAACACTATAG